The Monodelphis domestica isolate mMonDom1 chromosome 7, mMonDom1.pri, whole genome shotgun sequence genome window below encodes:
- the PHF7 gene encoding PHD finger protein 7 isoform X3: MRIVNRKGKTEGLRSPVMSWWTAQMQQSSGPVCRMCLQEPGDPEKLGEFLQRDNLRIHYFCLILSSGLPQRGRASDGFHGFLPEDIKKETSRAARKTCFVCKKKGAAIFCQKERCRRNFHLPCGRERGCISQFFGEYKSFCEKHRPTQDIQPEKRAEDDCILCCESLSGGNDDNIQSPCCSRMIYHRKCIQKYAHSSAKHFFKCPQCNNREEFPKEMLRMGIHIPDRDAAWELEPGAFSELYQRHQHCDAPICLYKDGRDNFESEGRWSLILCTTCGSQGTHRSCSSLRRNSKKWECAECISTGEIPGCSKTLSPRRHFYRETGQNSSQEENPGPSFLQESSELSSPEKTDSSCWERRRSTWRAKRVKISKCRKKKE; encoded by the exons TTTGCCGAATGTGCCTCCAAGAACCAGGAGATCCTGAAAAATTGGGGGAGTTCCTGCAAAGAGATAATCTCCGTATCCATTACTTCTGTCTT ATCCTGTCCAGTGGGCTGCCGCAGCGTGGCCGGGCCAGTGATGGCTTCCATGGATTTTTACCAGAAGACATCAAAAAGGAGACAAGCCGTGCTGCTAGGAAG ACCTGCTTTGTATGCAAGAAAAAGGGAGCTGCCATCTTCTGCCAGAAGGAGAGGTGCCGAAGAAACTTCCATTTACCCTGTGGCCGAGAGAGGGGCTGCATCTCACAGTTTTTTGGAGAGTACAA ATCCTTTTGTGAAAAACATCGTCCAACACAGGACATTCAACCAGAGAAACGGGCAGAGGATGACTGCATCTTATGTTGTGAAAGCTTATCTGGAGGAAATGATGATAATATTCAGAGTCCATGCTGTAGTCGTATGATATACCACCGGAAGTGCATACAG aaatatgCCCATTCATCAGCAAAGCATTTCTTCAAATGTCCTCAGTGTAATAATCGAGAGGAATTTCCTAAAGAAATGTTAAGAATGGGAATACATATCCCAGACAG AGATGCTGCCTGGGAACTTGAGCCAGGAGCTTTCTCAGAATTATACCAGCGCCATCAACACTGTGATGCTCCAATTTGCCTTTATAAAGATGGCAGAGACAACTTTGAGAGTGAGGG GAGGTGGAGCCTCATTTTGTGTACCACTTGTGGATCCCAAGGAACCCATAGAAGTTGTTCCTCTCTTAGGCGCAACTCTAAGAAGTGGGAATGTGCAGAGTGTATATCAACAG gtGAAATCCCTGGTTGCAGTAAAACCTTAAGTCCTAGAAGGCATTTTTACAGAGAGACTGGGCAAAATAGTTCCCAGGAAGAAAATCCAGGACCCTCCTTTTTGCAAGAAAGTTCAGAACTGTCCTCTCCAGAAAAAACAGACTCTTCCTGTTGGGAAAGGAGAAGATCCACATGGCGAGCAAAACGTGTCAAAATCTCCAAATGCCGCAAAAAAAAGGAGTAA